The genomic interval GATATCAGGCTTATGCTGCTGCATCATTTTATACAATGCAGAGTTGTGCAGTATATCATCATTAAGCTCATCGCTTATATCGTGCATAAGCTTTTTTCTTTCAGCGGCATCCTTTAAAATAAGCTCACGGTTCTTATCTTTGAATTCGTTCCTTACAAATACGTTACCATACCACGGTACAAAAAATCCTTTAGGTTTTTTAAATTCTTTTGTTAAGTCTTTGCAGATATCTTCAGCTTCTTCTTTCTTAAGAGATGTTAAGATGATTTTTTTCGGTTCCTCTGCTATTAAGTTTCTCGCTATTGCGGAGCCCACCAATCCCCATCCGCCGAGAATCAATACTGTTTTATTTCTAATGTCCATTAAATTTGTTTAACTTAATTTTAATGCAAATAAGTCATACTCGCCGCTCGAACCGTCTTCATTATACAAAGCCATTGTTATTGTTTTTTGCAACCGGTTTGCTTTGCTTAAACCGAACTTCTTTAAATTGTTTTCCGCCCTCTTGTTTCCGTGATGGACGTATGCAACTAAATATTTAAACTTCTTTAATCCTTTTACATAATCTGATAAAAGCTTGGATGATTCGTATCCTAACTTCAATCCTCTGTATTCAAATAAAATAGCCGTTGATATCTCGCATGCTTCAGTGTAATTCTCTCTCCATTTGTAACAGACATATCCTATATAATTCTGTTTGCTCTTTATCACATACCATACTCCATATGGATTTTCTGCAGTCTCCTTCACCCATTTTTTTATAACGGATTTGGGTTTGTGCAGCGGATAGTCAGGATTTAATAATCCCGTTATATGTTCATCATTAAAAAGCTTGTGAATTAAATCAACAAGTTTCTCGTCGCCTGCCTC from Bacteroidota bacterium carries:
- a CDS encoding GNAT family N-acetyltransferase; the protein is MKKIIRGKNCSLLRFEAGDEKLVDLIHKLFNDEHITGLLNPDYPLHKPKSVIKKWVKETAENPYGVWYVIKSKQNYIGYVCYKWRENYTEACEISTAILFEYRGLKLGYESSKLLSDYVKGLKKFKYLVAYVHHGNKRAENNLKKFGLSKANRLQKTITMALYNEDGSSGEYDLFALKLS